From the genome of Rhizobium binae, one region includes:
- a CDS encoding ArnT family glycosyltransferase has product MSPKSGLLIVLGFTLWRVVTLHFDATDLFVDEAQYWFWSQNLDLGYYSKPPMIAWVIRTMTEFSGSNAIYWIRLSGPLIHMAAAVVLMKVANRFVGPEIEGWTGATYITLPGVALSSVFFSTDVILLFFIAIALLAYFGLTQRRSVGLALVMGLGVGLAFLTKYAVLFVVPGGALALLLIPAARIAIRDFIIAVAVATVVALPNLWWNLKHDNTTVRHTQDIAHWSDLGINLRRGLEFFTAQFGVVGPIIFFAILWAVYRMIKGRSDDREKMLVWLSMPVVALITLQATVAKAYANWAVTAYVAGTVLAVWLLYRLWPKGLRLSLTINGVASLLFPLATIFPQQVLLPNGDELMKRYLGRAEVSREAAALADQAGTDIIVTNNRDMVADLFYTLRDTPHHIYARAPAGLPESYYEQEFALPAETTGKVLFLTDGPLACAAETPEVLKSWQPTAGYYKGKTLYIYKVLATCLAP; this is encoded by the coding sequence ATGTCCCCCAAATCCGGTCTTCTCATCGTTCTCGGCTTCACGCTCTGGCGCGTCGTCACGCTCCATTTCGATGCGACGGACCTTTTCGTCGATGAGGCACAGTACTGGTTCTGGTCCCAGAACCTCGATCTCGGCTATTACTCCAAACCGCCGATGATTGCATGGGTGATCCGGACGATGACCGAGTTTTCCGGTTCAAATGCCATTTACTGGATCAGGCTCTCGGGACCGCTGATCCACATGGCGGCCGCAGTGGTGCTGATGAAGGTTGCAAACCGTTTCGTCGGGCCGGAGATCGAAGGCTGGACGGGCGCCACCTATATCACGCTGCCAGGGGTGGCGCTTTCCTCGGTGTTCTTCTCGACCGACGTGATCCTGCTGTTCTTCATCGCCATCGCCCTGCTTGCCTATTTCGGCCTGACGCAGCGGCGCTCGGTCGGGCTGGCGCTCGTCATGGGCCTCGGGGTCGGCCTCGCCTTCCTGACGAAATATGCCGTGCTGTTCGTCGTTCCGGGCGGCGCACTCGCACTCCTCCTCATTCCGGCGGCGCGCATCGCCATCCGGGATTTCATCATCGCCGTCGCGGTCGCGACAGTCGTTGCCTTGCCGAACCTCTGGTGGAACCTCAAACACGACAATACGACGGTGCGCCATACGCAGGATATCGCCCATTGGAGCGATCTCGGCATCAATCTGCGCCGCGGGCTTGAATTCTTCACCGCGCAATTCGGCGTCGTCGGGCCGATCATCTTCTTCGCGATCCTCTGGGCGGTCTACCGCATGATCAAGGGCCGGAGCGACGACCGCGAGAAGATGCTGGTCTGGCTGTCGATGCCGGTGGTGGCGCTCATCACCCTGCAGGCGACGGTCGCCAAGGCCTATGCCAACTGGGCCGTGACCGCCTATGTTGCGGGCACGGTCCTCGCCGTCTGGCTGCTTTACCGGTTGTGGCCGAAGGGGCTCAGGCTGTCACTCACCATCAACGGCGTCGCAAGCCTGCTGTTTCCGCTGGCGACGATCTTTCCGCAGCAGGTGCTGCTGCCGAATGGCGACGAATTGATGAAGCGCTATCTCGGCCGCGCCGAAGTCAGCCGCGAAGCCGCAGCCCTCGCCGATCAGGCCGGCACCGACATCATCGTCACTAACAACCGCGACATGGTGGCCGATCTTTTCTATACGCTGCGCGACACACCCCACCACATTTATGCGCGGGCGCCGGCAGGCCTTCCGGAGAGCTATTACGAGCAGGAATTCGCCCTGCCCGCCGAGACCACCGGCAAGGTGCTTTTCCTGACGGACGGTCCCCTCGCCTGCGCGGCCGAAACGCCTGAGGTGTTGAAGAGCTGGCAGCCGACCGCAGGGTACTATAAAGGCAAGACGCTCTATATCTACAAAGTCTTGGCCACCTGCCTGGCGCCCTGA